A genome region from Paludibacterium sp. B53371 includes the following:
- the fliJ gene encoding flagellar export protein FliJ: MAHSKYALLLNLAQEKVEAAADRMRKAQAAQVAAQGKLEQLQAFLQEYQHRLTHGGMQGMGIGQWQDFQRFLRRLEEAVEIQQGEVDRCVQRFLMERQAWFLERKKLKAYEKLKAREAERALRAENRRAQKITDEFASRRFWDQTHSED, from the coding sequence GTGGCGCACAGCAAGTATGCCCTGTTGCTTAACCTGGCCCAGGAAAAGGTCGAGGCCGCGGCGGATCGCATGCGCAAGGCCCAGGCGGCCCAGGTGGCGGCGCAGGGTAAGCTGGAGCAGCTGCAGGCCTTCCTGCAGGAGTACCAGCACCGGCTGACTCATGGCGGCATGCAAGGCATGGGGATCGGGCAGTGGCAGGATTTTCAGCGATTCCTGCGCCGGCTGGAGGAGGCGGTGGAGATTCAGCAAGGCGAGGTGGATCGCTGCGTACAGCGATTTCTGATGGAGCGGCAGGCCTGGTTTCTGGAGCGCAAAAAGCTCAAGGCCTACGAAAAGCTCAAGGCACGTGAAGCCGAGCGGGCCTTGCGGGCAGAAAACCGTCGGGCACAAAAGATCACGGACGAATTCGCCTCGCGTCGTTTCTGGGACCAGACCCACTCCGAAGACTGA
- a CDS encoding flagellar hook-length control protein FliK, whose protein sequence is MPIALPVNAATASPTAAFSASPSPANNAPFAGGNDQAVSQAGQGSNNQAQGAAQAAQVNQNSPNAQSPQTDPQSPQNIFARMLDAHMAVLDGGLSGPGAVSSDEDGGKSDKARDGDAASLSANVDPLPNPALLLLQQVVPATPVNNAPVQNDAQSNQNTQNNSLGAAAAATLPQDAAAIKDSKQTPLGGEVKGADLFQAMSADAEKGLQKLPPSEGAQSTNLPQQLGLQVNSTVSREPQVKPTFTIPQPVGTPAWSQSLSDKVLSMVSIKAETAHIQLNPPELGPIDVTLKMDGHNTAQVTFNADSATTRAALQDSLPRLQSMMASSGIQLGDAQVSGGQSQQQQQNARNQRGNAQPQAQEGEEFDTLATIKAARGVLSIFA, encoded by the coding sequence ATGCCCATTGCCTTGCCCGTCAACGCTGCAACCGCTTCGCCGACCGCGGCCTTCAGTGCCTCGCCGAGCCCTGCCAACAATGCCCCCTTCGCTGGCGGCAATGATCAGGCAGTCAGTCAGGCCGGGCAGGGGAGCAATAATCAGGCTCAGGGCGCCGCTCAGGCCGCTCAGGTCAACCAGAACAGCCCGAACGCACAAAGCCCCCAGACCGATCCACAGTCCCCGCAAAACATCTTTGCCCGCATGCTGGATGCCCATATGGCGGTGCTGGACGGTGGCTTGTCCGGCCCGGGGGCAGTGAGCAGTGACGAGGATGGCGGCAAGTCTGACAAAGCCAGGGATGGCGATGCCGCCAGCCTTTCCGCCAATGTCGATCCCTTGCCGAATCCTGCCCTGCTGTTGCTGCAGCAAGTGGTTCCTGCCACGCCGGTCAACAATGCGCCGGTGCAGAACGACGCACAGAGCAATCAGAACACCCAGAACAACTCGCTGGGCGCCGCTGCCGCGGCGACGCTGCCGCAAGATGCCGCGGCGATCAAGGACAGCAAGCAAACGCCGTTGGGGGGCGAGGTCAAGGGCGCCGATCTGTTCCAGGCGATGAGTGCCGATGCCGAGAAGGGGCTGCAAAAATTGCCGCCTTCGGAAGGCGCGCAATCGACAAATTTGCCGCAGCAGCTCGGTCTGCAGGTCAATTCGACCGTGTCGCGAGAGCCGCAGGTCAAGCCGACGTTCACCATTCCGCAACCCGTGGGCACCCCGGCCTGGAGTCAGTCCCTCAGCGACAAAGTGCTGAGCATGGTGAGCATCAAGGCCGAAACCGCCCATATTCAGCTCAATCCGCCTGAGCTTGGCCCGATTGACGTGACCCTGAAAATGGATGGCCACAATACCGCGCAGGTCACATTCAATGCCGATTCCGCCACGACGCGCGCTGCCTTGCAGGACAGTCTGCCGCGCCTGCAGTCGATGATGGCCTCCAGCGGCATTCAGCTGGGGGATGCCCAGGTGTCGGGCGGGCAGTCGCAGCAACAACAGCAAAACGCCCGAAACCAGCGCGGGAATGCCCAGCCGCAGGCGCAGGAAGGGGAAGAATTCGATACGCTGGCCACCATCAAGGCCGCGCGCGGGGTGCTCAGTATCTTCGCCTGA
- a CDS encoding flagellar basal body-associated FliL family protein: MAEDKKAEKGAQDEKPRGGGNKLMLIVVLLLVVLIGGVGAVGYLMLSGHAPAAAAAETHAAAAKKSDAPPVFSKLDTFVVNLSGQGGSLLQVDMQAELADADAQKRLTDYMPKVRSAVILLLSAKTAEELSTPEGKMKLKNQVKLVINGAMDSGPDEPVKAILFTSFIIQNS; encoded by the coding sequence ATGGCAGAAGATAAAAAAGCGGAAAAGGGCGCACAAGACGAAAAACCCCGCGGCGGCGGCAACAAGCTGATGTTGATTGTCGTCCTGCTGTTGGTGGTGCTGATCGGGGGGGTCGGTGCTGTGGGTTATCTCATGCTGTCGGGGCATGCTCCGGCAGCGGCAGCGGCAGAGACGCATGCCGCCGCAGCGAAGAAGTCCGATGCACCGCCGGTTTTCTCCAAACTCGATACCTTTGTCGTGAATCTGTCCGGTCAGGGTGGCTCCCTGCTGCAGGTCGACATGCAGGCTGAACTGGCCGATGCCGATGCGCAGAAGCGTCTGACCGACTACATGCCGAAAGTGCGCAGTGCCGTGATTCTGTTGCTGTCAGCCAAGACCGCGGAAGAGCTGTCAACACCGGAAGGCAAGATGAAACTCAAGAACCAGGTCAAGTTGGTGATCAACGGTGCAATGGACAGTGGCCCGGATGAACCGGTCAAAGCCATTCTGTTCACTTCTTTCATCATCCAGAACTCGTAG
- the fliM gene encoding flagellar motor switch protein FliM translates to MGDEILSQEEVDALLRGVTGENDEDNGGADAEGVHNYDIGRQERIVRGRMPTLEIINERFARNLRIGLFNFIRRNAEISVGPVRVQKYSEFIRNLVVPTNLNLVHVKPLRGTGLLIFDPDLVFLVVDNLFGSDGRYHVRVEGRDFTPTEQRIIRRLLEVVFNECQKAWEPVYPIEFAYLRSEMNTQFANIATPTEVVVAMTFHIELGAGGGDFHICLPYSMVEPIRDILSSTMQADRTEVDNRWVTLMSRQVQAAEVDLVATLGSTTVMLGDILSLKQGDVIMMDIQDKVVADVSGIPVFECKYGTLQGKYALRVETVLAGTNEFAEPPTGGNEQND, encoded by the coding sequence ATGGGCGACGAAATCCTGTCCCAGGAAGAGGTCGATGCCCTGCTGAGGGGCGTCACCGGTGAGAACGACGAGGACAATGGCGGTGCGGATGCGGAAGGTGTCCATAATTACGACATCGGCCGACAGGAGCGCATTGTCCGCGGCCGGATGCCGACGCTCGAAATCATCAACGAGCGTTTTGCCCGTAATCTGCGCATCGGCCTGTTCAATTTCATCCGGCGGAATGCCGAAATTTCCGTCGGACCGGTGCGGGTGCAGAAATACAGCGAATTCATTCGCAACCTGGTCGTGCCGACCAACCTCAATCTGGTGCACGTCAAACCGCTGCGCGGGACCGGCCTGCTGATTTTCGACCCCGATCTGGTGTTCCTGGTGGTCGACAATCTGTTCGGCAGTGACGGGCGCTACCATGTTCGTGTGGAAGGCCGGGATTTTACCCCGACCGAGCAGCGCATTATTCGTCGGCTGCTCGAGGTGGTGTTCAACGAGTGTCAGAAGGCCTGGGAACCGGTCTATCCGATCGAGTTTGCCTATCTGCGCTCAGAAATGAATACCCAGTTCGCCAACATCGCCACGCCGACCGAAGTGGTGGTGGCGATGACCTTCCATATCGAACTGGGTGCCGGCGGTGGCGACTTCCACATCTGTCTGCCTTACTCGATGGTGGAACCGATTCGCGACATCCTGTCGAGTACCATGCAGGCAGACCGCACCGAAGTGGATAATCGCTGGGTCACCCTGATGTCGCGCCAGGTGCAGGCAGCAGAAGTCGACCTGGTGGCCACACTGGGCTCTACCACGGTGATGCTGGGCGATATCCTCAGCCTGAAGCAGGGCGATGTGATCATGATGGATATCCAGGACAAGGTTGTGGCCGACGTCTCCGGCATTCCGGTCTTCGAATGTAAGTACGGCACGTTGCAAGGCAAGTACGCGCTGCGTGTCGAAACCGTGCTGGCCGGTACCAATGAATTTGCCGAGCCGCCAACGGGAGGAAACGAACAGAATGACTGA
- the fliN gene encoding flagellar motor switch protein FliN → MTDQQNTGAAAEEEISMDDWAAAMAEQEVADASMTAEAEPEAVPASNLFQELGTGPDTSGNVPSNLDMILDIPVQLTVELGRTKIAIRNLLQLAQGSVVELDGQAGEPMDVLVNGCLIAQGEVVVVNDKFGIRLTDIITPAERIRRLQK, encoded by the coding sequence ATGACTGATCAGCAAAATACCGGCGCAGCCGCCGAAGAAGAAATCTCCATGGACGACTGGGCGGCCGCCATGGCCGAGCAGGAAGTGGCCGATGCCAGCATGACCGCCGAGGCCGAACCGGAAGCCGTCCCGGCCAGCAATCTGTTCCAGGAGCTGGGTACCGGCCCCGATACCAGTGGCAATGTGCCGTCCAACCTCGACATGATTCTGGACATCCCGGTCCAGCTGACCGTGGAGCTCGGCCGTACCAAGATCGCCATCCGCAACCTGCTGCAACTGGCGCAGGGCTCGGTGGTCGAGCTGGATGGTCAGGCCGGTGAGCCCATGGACGTGCTGGTCAACGGCTGTCTGATTGCCCAGGGCGAAGTGGTGGTAGTGAACGACAAGTTTGGTATCCGCCTGACCGACATCATTACGCCGGCCGAGCGTATTCGCCGCCTGCAGAAATGA
- the fliO gene encoding flagellar biosynthetic protein FliO produces the protein MKRALILLAVPGVVLAADGLSAAPSGLGGLVQVIFGLAVVMAAIFGTAWLFRRLSSGVTGLPRHMRVVSAVMVGQRERVVIVELGEQWLVLGVTPQSINLLESRPRPADAAELRPELPGVDPFARWFKAALQRSRPDKDDKN, from the coding sequence ATGAAGCGCGCCCTGATCCTGCTGGCCGTGCCGGGCGTCGTCCTGGCCGCGGACGGCCTGAGTGCGGCGCCCAGTGGCCTGGGAGGCCTGGTGCAGGTGATTTTCGGTCTGGCCGTGGTCATGGCCGCCATCTTCGGTACCGCCTGGCTGTTCCGGCGACTGTCCAGTGGCGTCACCGGTCTGCCGCGCCATATGCGGGTGGTGAGTGCCGTGATGGTCGGACAACGCGAACGGGTGGTGATCGTGGAGCTGGGCGAGCAGTGGCTGGTGCTGGGGGTGACCCCGCAGTCGATCAATCTGCTCGAGAGCCGGCCGCGCCCGGCCGATGCCGCCGAGCTGCGCCCCGAATTGCCCGGGGTGGATCCCTTTGCCCGCTGGTTCAAGGCCGCGCTGCAACGCAGCCGGCCAGACAAAGACGATAAGAATTGA
- the fliP gene encoding flagellar type III secretion system pore protein FliP (The bacterial flagellar biogenesis protein FliP forms a type III secretion system (T3SS)-type pore required for flagellar assembly.) — MKRFLPLFGLMLALMPLAALPAGLPMMTSTPAAGGGQNYSLSIQMLLFMTGLTFIPAMLLMMTSFTRIIIVLSLLRQALGTATSPPNQVVIGLSLFLTLFIMGPTLDQVYANAWQPFAADKITLDQALDAASKPMKTFMLRQTREKDLQFFIEVSQSPRPATRNDVSMKTLIPAYVISELKTAFQIGFLVYIPFMIIDLVVASILMAMGMMMVSPAMISLPFKLMLFVLVDGWTLLMGSLVQSFYT, encoded by the coding sequence ATGAAACGCTTTCTTCCGCTGTTCGGGCTGATGCTGGCCCTGATGCCGCTGGCGGCCTTGCCGGCCGGCCTGCCGATGATGACCAGTACCCCTGCCGCCGGCGGGGGGCAGAACTACTCCCTCAGTATCCAGATGCTGCTGTTCATGACCGGGCTGACCTTCATCCCGGCCATGCTGCTGATGATGACCTCGTTCACGCGCATCATCATCGTGCTGTCCTTGCTGCGTCAGGCCCTCGGCACCGCGACCTCGCCGCCTAATCAGGTGGTGATCGGTCTGTCGCTGTTTCTGACGCTGTTCATCATGGGCCCTACGCTGGATCAGGTGTATGCCAATGCCTGGCAGCCATTTGCTGCCGACAAGATCACCCTGGATCAGGCGCTGGATGCGGCCAGCAAGCCGATGAAGACCTTCATGCTGCGCCAGACGCGCGAGAAGGATCTGCAATTCTTCATCGAAGTATCGCAATCGCCGCGTCCGGCGACCCGCAACGACGTGTCCATGAAGACCCTGATTCCGGCCTATGTGATCAGCGAACTGAAAACGGCCTTCCAGATCGGCTTCCTGGTGTATATCCCGTTCATGATCATCGATCTGGTGGTGGCCAGCATCCTGATGGCCATGGGGATGATGATGGTGTCGCCGGCGATGATTTCATTGCCGTTCAAGCTGATGCTGTTCGTGCTGGTCGACGGCTGGACCCTGCTGATGGGCTCTCTGGTGCAGAGCTTCTACACGTGA
- the fliQ gene encoding flagellar biosynthesis protein FliQ produces the protein MSPEMVVNIVQNALYTLILISAPVLLVSLVVGLFISIMQAATQLNEMTLTFIPKLLALFVTLVLAGPWMISTLVDYTIRLYKSIPNVIG, from the coding sequence ATGAGTCCGGAAATGGTCGTCAACATTGTCCAGAATGCCCTCTACACGCTGATCCTGATCAGTGCGCCGGTATTGCTGGTTTCGCTGGTTGTCGGTTTGTTCATCAGCATCATGCAGGCCGCGACCCAGCTCAACGAAATGACGCTGACCTTCATTCCCAAGCTGCTGGCGCTGTTTGTCACGCTGGTGCTGGCTGGTCCGTGGATGATCAGTACCCTGGTCGACTACACCATTCGCCTGTACAAAAGCATCCCCAACGTGATCGGATAA
- the fliR gene encoding flagellar biosynthetic protein FliR, protein MVTFNDQEINALLGLFIWPFARITGIFMTDPVYASRNVPRTYKAGFAIFLTILVTPILPKFPVIPLVSAEGIATLIQQVLIGLGIGFVMRLVMTSVELGGLLIANQMGLGFATMFDPQNGAQVPTIATLLSLFVTLLFLTFNGHQVVLATLVDSFQVMPIGKSVPWVTWRLLAEWGGHLFLWGLWLSLPVMAALLMTNLAIGVMTRAAPQFSIMSFGFPLTLSIGFIALYLSLPNMVPLIEQFYRQSFAFALEMFRVVH, encoded by the coding sequence ATGGTCACGTTCAACGATCAGGAAATCAATGCCCTGCTGGGTCTGTTCATCTGGCCGTTTGCCCGCATTACCGGCATTTTCATGACCGATCCCGTCTATGCCTCGCGCAATGTGCCGCGCACCTACAAGGCCGGGTTTGCCATTTTTCTCACCATTCTGGTGACGCCGATCCTGCCCAAATTCCCGGTCATTCCGCTGGTGTCTGCCGAAGGGATCGCCACCCTGATCCAGCAGGTGCTCATCGGTCTGGGCATCGGCTTTGTCATGCGTCTGGTGATGACCTCGGTGGAGCTGGGCGGCCTGCTGATTGCCAACCAGATGGGCCTGGGCTTTGCCACCATGTTCGACCCGCAGAACGGTGCCCAGGTACCGACCATCGCCACCTTGCTGTCCCTGTTCGTCACCCTGCTGTTCTTGACCTTCAATGGCCATCAGGTCGTGCTGGCCACGCTGGTGGACAGCTTTCAGGTCATGCCGATCGGCAAGTCCGTGCCCTGGGTCACCTGGCGTCTGCTGGCAGAATGGGGCGGTCATCTCTTTCTCTGGGGCCTGTGGCTTTCCCTGCCGGTCATGGCCGCCCTGCTGATGACCAACCTGGCCATCGGTGTCATGACCCGCGCCGCGCCACAGTTCAGCATCATGTCGTTCGGTTTTCCGCTGACCCTCTCGATCGGCTTTATCGCGCTCTATCTGTCTCTGCCGAATATGGTGCCGCTGATCGAGCAGTTTTACCGTCAGAGCTTTGCTTTTGCGCTGGAAATGTTCCGCGTGGTGCATTGA
- a CDS encoding YebC/PmpR family DNA-binding transcriptional regulator produces MAGHSKWANIKHKKERADAKRGKIFTRLIKEITVAARMGGGDADINPRLRLAVDKALDANMPKDNIQRAIDRGTGSLEGVDYAEIRYEGYGIGGAAVMVDCLTDNKTRTVADVRHAFSKYGGNMGTDGCVAFQFKHCGYLVFAPGVDEDAIMEAALEAGAEDVVTNDDGSIEVITGPYEFTDVKGKLEAAGFKAEMGEVTMRPQNVTELSGDDAVRMQKLLDALEDLDDVQEVYTSAEIADEA; encoded by the coding sequence ATGGCAGGACATAGCAAGTGGGCGAATATCAAGCACAAGAAAGAACGCGCTGACGCCAAGCGTGGCAAGATCTTCACGCGCCTGATCAAGGAAATCACCGTTGCTGCCCGCATGGGCGGTGGCGATGCCGATATCAATCCGCGTCTGCGCCTGGCAGTGGACAAGGCGCTGGATGCCAACATGCCGAAAGACAACATCCAGCGTGCCATCGATCGCGGTACCGGCAGCCTGGAAGGCGTCGATTACGCCGAAATCCGCTACGAGGGTTATGGCATCGGCGGGGCTGCGGTCATGGTCGACTGTCTGACCGACAACAAGACCCGGACCGTCGCCGATGTCCGTCATGCCTTCTCCAAGTACGGCGGCAACATGGGTACCGATGGCTGCGTGGCCTTCCAGTTCAAGCATTGCGGTTATCTGGTGTTTGCGCCCGGCGTGGATGAAGACGCCATCATGGAGGCCGCGCTCGAGGCGGGGGCCGAAGACGTGGTGACCAATGATGACGGTTCGATCGAAGTCATCACCGGCCCCTACGAGTTCACCGACGTCAAGGGCAAACTGGAAGCCGCCGGCTTCAAGGCCGAGATGGGCGAAGTGACCATGCGTCCGCAAAACGTTACCGAGCTGTCGGGCGACGATGCGGTTCGCATGCAGAAGCTGCTCGACGCGCTGGAAGACCTGGACGACGTGCAGGAGGTCTACACCTCGGCAGAAATCGCTGACGAAGCGTAA
- the pepP gene encoding Xaa-Pro aminopeptidase, translating into MKQMHADRRSRLMAQIGSGVVVLATAPEAIRNADTHYPYRPDSHFWYLTGFGEPGAVLVLDASNKRSILFCREKDPDREVWDGFRYGPEGAKQEFGFDEAYVIGELDSRMPDILAGQPEVHWPVGRNPSFDVRVNGWLDELRARFRTGVEVPSRFGDVLALLDEMRLIKDEYEIGILRRAGKISAEAHVRAMQATRPGMNEYQIEAELLHTFIRHGARFPSYESIVAGGANACTLHYVGNNHRLNDGELLLIDAGCELNGYAGDITRTFPINGKFTAAQRDVYEIVLAAELAAIDTLRPGARLNEPGDAALRVLAQGMIDLKLLGGTVDGIIESEAYRQFYMHGVGHMIGLDVHDVGKRKVNGEWREFKPGMCTTIEPGLYIRPADNVPAALHNIGIRIEDDVLITRDGREIYTSEVPKRIDDIEALMA; encoded by the coding sequence ATGAAACAGATGCATGCAGACCGTCGCTCCCGCCTGATGGCACAAATCGGTTCCGGTGTCGTGGTGTTGGCCACCGCGCCCGAAGCCATTCGCAATGCCGATACGCATTATCCCTACCGTCCTGACAGCCACTTCTGGTACCTGACCGGCTTTGGCGAGCCGGGGGCCGTGCTGGTGCTGGATGCCAGCAACAAGCGCAGCATCCTGTTTTGTCGTGAAAAGGATCCTGACCGCGAAGTATGGGATGGCTTCCGTTACGGGCCGGAAGGCGCGAAACAGGAATTCGGTTTTGACGAAGCCTATGTGATCGGTGAGCTCGACAGTCGCATGCCGGATATCCTGGCCGGCCAACCGGAAGTGCACTGGCCGGTGGGGCGCAATCCTTCCTTCGATGTACGCGTCAATGGCTGGCTTGATGAGCTGCGTGCCCGTTTCCGTACCGGCGTCGAAGTCCCGTCCCGTTTTGGCGATGTGCTCGCTCTGCTGGACGAAATGCGGCTGATCAAGGACGAATACGAAATCGGCATTCTGCGTCGTGCCGGCAAGATTTCTGCCGAAGCCCATGTGCGCGCCATGCAGGCTACCCGCCCGGGCATGAATGAATACCAGATCGAAGCCGAGCTGCTGCATACCTTCATTCGCCACGGGGCGCGCTTCCCCTCCTATGAAAGCATTGTGGCCGGCGGCGCCAATGCCTGCACGCTGCACTATGTCGGCAATAACCACCGGCTCAACGATGGCGAGCTGCTGCTGATCGATGCCGGTTGCGAGCTCAATGGCTACGCCGGCGACATCACGCGGACCTTCCCGATCAATGGCAAGTTCACCGCGGCACAACGGGATGTCTACGAGATCGTGCTGGCGGCCGAGCTGGCAGCCATCGACACGCTGCGCCCCGGTGCACGCCTCAACGAGCCGGGCGATGCCGCCTTGCGCGTGCTGGCTCAGGGCATGATCGACCTGAAGCTGCTCGGCGGCACCGTCGACGGCATTATCGAGTCGGAGGCCTACCGTCAGTTTTACATGCATGGTGTCGGCCACATGATCGGCCTGGACGTGCACGATGTCGGCAAGCGCAAGGTCAACGGCGAGTGGCGCGAATTCAAACCGGGCATGTGCACGACCATCGAGCCGGGGCTTTACATCCGCCCGGCCGACAATGTCCCGGCGGCACTGCACAATATCGGCATCCGGATCGAGGACGATGTGCTGATTACCCGTGATGGCCGTGAAATCTACACGTCGGAAGTGCCCAAGCGCATTGATGACATTGAAGCATTGATGGCCTGA
- a CDS encoding FAD-dependent monooxygenase, whose product MSSALLHADVAVVGGGPAGALAALLLTRQGRRVILLEARQAGEPLRDARALALSSASQQQLQAAGAWPDDLPATAIDTVHVSQQGCWGRTLIRAADVGLPHLGQVVDYPALTLALDARLAAAGVTVLWGCRVDDLQSLAGYVCVRYREAGHEGAVTARLAILAEGGALIERLPGVRRREHDYQQSAVLAQVHFEQPHQGVAYERFSQDGPLALLPHGDGCMLVWTRSPAQAEAMKAAAPEVLASALQQAFGDRMGAVRAVGEVATFPLRLKQASRVVGQRVVLIGNAAQTVHPVAAQGLNLGIRDAMALTRILDGAEDPGAAHLLARHAAARQRDTRAVIGFTHGLMHLFESRDPLLGLARAAGMNLLDALPPLRKRFAGHLVFGVGAGQ is encoded by the coding sequence ATGTCTTCCGCTCTGCTGCATGCGGATGTCGCCGTTGTCGGCGGCGGGCCGGCCGGTGCCCTGGCCGCCCTGCTGCTGACCCGTCAGGGCCGGCGCGTCATCCTGCTGGAGGCTCGCCAGGCCGGTGAGCCGCTGCGCGATGCCCGCGCGCTCGCCCTGTCCAGTGCCAGTCAGCAGCAGCTGCAGGCGGCAGGAGCCTGGCCGGACGATTTGCCTGCCACGGCGATCGATACCGTGCATGTGTCCCAGCAGGGCTGCTGGGGCCGTACGCTGATCCGGGCGGCAGACGTTGGTCTGCCGCATCTGGGACAGGTGGTCGATTATCCGGCACTGACCCTGGCGCTGGATGCCCGGCTGGCTGCCGCGGGGGTGACCGTGCTGTGGGGCTGTCGGGTCGATGACCTGCAGTCGCTGGCCGGCTACGTCTGCGTGCGTTATCGCGAAGCCGGCCATGAAGGTGCCGTGACCGCCAGACTGGCCATTCTGGCCGAGGGCGGGGCGCTGATCGAACGCCTTCCCGGTGTACGTCGTCGCGAGCACGACTACCAGCAGTCCGCCGTGCTGGCGCAGGTCCATTTCGAACAGCCGCACCAGGGCGTGGCCTACGAACGTTTCAGCCAGGACGGACCCCTGGCGCTGCTGCCTCACGGTGATGGCTGCATGCTGGTCTGGACCCGCTCCCCGGCACAGGCCGAAGCGATGAAAGCGGCGGCTCCCGAGGTGTTGGCCTCTGCGCTGCAGCAGGCTTTTGGGGACCGGATGGGGGCCGTGCGTGCCGTCGGGGAGGTGGCCACCTTCCCCTTGCGCCTGAAGCAGGCCAGCCGGGTCGTCGGCCAGCGAGTGGTGCTGATCGGCAATGCGGCGCAAACCGTCCATCCGGTTGCGGCGCAGGGACTCAATCTCGGCATCCGCGATGCCATGGCCCTGACCCGCATTCTTGACGGAGCGGAAGATCCGGGTGCCGCCCATTTGCTGGCGCGACATGCCGCAGCACGCCAGCGCGACACCCGTGCTGTCATCGGCTTTACCCATGGCCTGATGCATTTGTTCGAGTCGCGTGACCCGCTGCTCGGGCTGGCACGGGCGGCCGGCATGAATCTGCTGGATGCGTTGCCCCCGCTGCGCAAGCGCTTTGCCGGTCATCTGGTCTTTGGTGTAGGAGCCGGACAATGA
- a CDS encoding UbiH/UbiF family hydroxylase: protein MSQTDFDVLVSGGGLVGASLALALARQGRSVALLEPHPQGQDGLMQGWDARIYAVSPQNRDFLARLGAWPDASRIGRIASMDVRGDRDGRLTFSAAEIGESELAAIAENRWMLAALWRAIADSEITVIHGRAAACDCQAGQARLTLEDGRVLTAALLAGADGAQSWLRQAAGIEVAVRAYGQSGVVANFACEVPHGDCARQWFLGDAVLAWLPLPGNRISIVWSTSDSERLVRMPADELAETVSAAGGHALGALQSLTPAAAFPLRLLRPQTVIHPRLALLGDAAHTVHPLAGQGVNLGFQDAATLAALIGRQGDPGDWALLRRYERSRKEAVLTMQLTCDGLFRLFHQSSLPGLAQLRNRGLSLVNHLAPLKRQLARHAVGF, encoded by the coding sequence ATGAGTCAGACAGATTTCGACGTCCTGGTCAGCGGAGGCGGGCTGGTCGGGGCCAGCCTGGCGCTGGCGCTGGCACGTCAGGGGCGCTCGGTCGCCCTGCTCGAACCGCATCCGCAGGGACAGGACGGGCTGATGCAAGGCTGGGATGCCCGCATTTACGCCGTCAGTCCGCAAAACCGCGATTTTCTCGCCCGTCTTGGTGCCTGGCCCGATGCCAGCCGGATCGGCCGCATCGCCAGCATGGATGTGCGTGGCGACCGGGATGGCCGCCTGACCTTCAGTGCTGCCGAGATCGGTGAAAGCGAACTGGCGGCGATCGCCGAGAATCGCTGGATGCTGGCGGCGCTCTGGCGAGCCATCGCCGACAGCGAGATCACCGTGATCCATGGTCGTGCCGCGGCCTGCGACTGCCAGGCCGGTCAGGCCAGGCTGACGCTGGAGGATGGCCGGGTGCTGACGGCGGCACTGCTGGCCGGCGCCGATGGCGCCCAGTCCTGGCTGCGGCAGGCAGCCGGCATCGAAGTGGCCGTCCGGGCCTATGGCCAGTCAGGGGTGGTGGCGAACTTTGCCTGCGAAGTGCCGCACGGCGATTGTGCCAGGCAATGGTTCCTCGGTGATGCGGTACTGGCCTGGTTGCCGCTGCCCGGGAACCGAATTTCTATTGTATGGTCTACATCCGATTCCGAGCGATTGGTCAGAATGCCGGCAGACGAGCTGGCGGAGACCGTCTCGGCGGCGGGCGGTCATGCCCTTGGCGCCCTGCAGAGTCTGACGCCGGCGGCCGCATTCCCTTTGCGCCTGCTGCGTCCGCAGACCGTGATTCATCCCCGGCTGGCCTTGCTGGGCGATGCCGCGCATACCGTGCATCCGCTGGCAGGGCAGGGGGTCAATCTCGGTTTTCAGGATGCCGCGACCCTGGCCGCGCTCATCGGTCGTCAGGGCGATCCCGGCGACTGGGCATTGCTGCGCCGCTACGAGCGCAGCCGCAAGGAGGCGGTGCTGACCATGCAGTTGACCTGCGATGGTCTGTTCCGGCTGTTTCACCAGTCGTCTTTGCCCGGGCTGGCGCAGCTGCGCAACCGTGGCCTGTCGCTGGTCAATCATCTCGCCCCGCTCAAGCGGCAACTGGCCCGCCATGCGGTGGGCTTTTAA